The proteins below are encoded in one region of uncultured Eubacteriales bacterium:
- a CDS encoding conserved hypothetical protein (Evidence 4 : Homologs of previously reported genes of unknown function), whose product MTLCTCNFFSKVLKNHVSVNVLIPSLPDNDCLHASYDEIYPGGRLYKTLYLLHGALDDYSCWLRHTAIERYAEEKGIAVVMPSGQNGFYSNAKYGLDYFDFITEELPRFVQGTFHLSSRREDNYIAGPSMGGYGATKCALSRPDLFAAFADLSGAVDPGDLEPRMKSMGFDFFRYDLIFGGSEQVTGTKDDLYQLARALKNAAQKPAAWVFCGLEDTANYDMNRRLYDALAASGFQSTFHDGHGGHNWPYWDACIKTFLEELPF is encoded by the coding sequence TCGCTGCCCGATAACGACTGCCTTCATGCGAGTTATGACGAAATCTACCCGGGAGGGCGGCTCTATAAGACCTTATACCTGCTCCATGGGGCTCTGGACGACTACAGCTGCTGGCTCCGGCACACCGCCATTGAGCGCTACGCCGAGGAAAAAGGGATCGCCGTAGTCATGCCCTCTGGTCAAAATGGATTCTATTCCAACGCAAAATATGGTCTCGACTATTTCGACTTCATTACCGAGGAGCTTCCCCGTTTCGTGCAGGGGACTTTTCATCTATCCTCCAGACGGGAGGACAATTATATCGCAGGGCCGTCCATGGGCGGCTACGGCGCCACGAAATGCGCGCTCTCCCGTCCTGACCTGTTCGCCGCCTTTGCCGACCTCTCCGGCGCGGTGGACCCTGGCGATCTGGAGCCCCGCATGAAATCCATGGGTTTCGACTTTTTCCGATACGATCTTATTTTCGGCGGCTCCGAACAGGTAACTGGAACGAAAGACGATCTATACCAGCTGGCCCGAGCCCTGAAGAATGCGGCACAGAAACCCGCAGCATGGGTCTTCTGTGGTTTGGAAGACACTGCAAACTATGATATGAACCGTCGCCTTTATGACGCGCTGGCCGCATCCGGTTTTCAGTCCACATTCCATGACGGGCATGGTGGACATAACTGGCCTTACTGGGATGCCTGTATCAAAACTTTCCTTGAAGAACTGCCGTTCTGA